The Colias croceus chromosome 6, ilColCroc2.1 genome contains the following window.
GTCGTTACGTGAGCAGCATAACGACGAAaggaatatacatatattctaTCCTAAACTTAAATCTATCTACGTAACTATAAGCAGTACATACTTTCCCTTCAGTAATATTGATAGTCGTTCATCTGCCGGCGTCACTTCTTCTACAGCATAGGCTTCTCCTGGTTCTAGCCTGACAATACGTGCTTCTCTAGTTAGCtcttgaaaatgttttttactTATCTTAAGAGGCTTAAAAAGTTTCAGGTACAAATCGGTCAGCTCTAGAGATAAGGCCGGTGGTAAAAACCTGTAAGAAAAAGGATTAATGTTTCACTCGTCGGCCTACAAATATAAGGCCTACTAGCACGATACGAACGAAACATGCAATATTGCAATGCAATTCGATTTAAGTAGGTAGATAAACGTAAAACAATAAGGCCGGTTTTCGCCTTGAAGTTAATTCAATTCATTTACCTTATAATTAAGAAGACAGTGTGTATGGAGTTGACTAGAACTAAAGCTAGGCTCCAGGCTAGAACATCGGGCGCGCACACTTCGGCGCCCGCCCACATGCCCATGAGCACCGCGCCGGCCGCCGCCAGCGCGCGTAGCACCAATATGCTCTGTTTGAAACTCTTCGGCGCTAGGAATGCGATGGCGAAGCATAAATTTGCCGCCTATTTCgacaaaagaaaaattgttttggttgtcaatgcaaataaaatagtttctaAAATACTTTCCTagtctttaaaattacatgtGGTTAATGTATGGGACATAgcatatttaatacataatataatatacgtatTTAATGATATCTTATACTAGCTGcactccgcggtttcacccgcgtggctccgcacctgttggtcttagcgtgatatagtctatagccttcctcgatctatgggctatctaacaccgaatcGGACCAGAGTAGTTCCTGAGAatagcgcgtttaaacaaacaaactcttcagctttataatatttgtatagatgtaGCGTTTATCTacctatacatacatacaataaaactgtagaagggtcagttctgtacattgaaaatataaatacctcGTGTGTTCATAAGTTTTGAGACGAACTTTGTAGTtcaaaaataagataaaatatcactggctgataattatttctttttccgattttgaatttggaatgtttacttttaattcctttgattttcaaattcatttcTTTCAATTTTCTCGTGATGGAGGGAACTAAAGAATTACGTGCGACCGTGATTTCGCTGTTTAAGGCGGGGAAAAAACCAATGGAGATTTTCCGTGAGTTGAAAATTTTTGGTGTGAGCCGTAACTTCGTGTATTACACTATCAAACGATACAAGGAGACTAATTCTTCAAAGAAGTGGCCGGCCACGCTCTGTGAGGACGCCTGCGAACATCAAAATCATCAGAGAGCGACTTCGCCGAAATCCATGTCGCACTCAGAAAAAACTCGCACTGCAGACTGATATTTCGCGCGTATCAATCAACAGAATACTGAAATATGATCTTAAGGTAAAGGCGTACAGCCGTAGGAAAATTCACTTTTTAAACGACCGCCTTCGTAAATTGCGACGCGAACGTTGTCCAATACTGCTTAGGAGACACGATGCGAGGAAGATACTCTTTACTGATGAGAAAATCTTTACTGTCGAAGAAAAGTTCAACCGACAAAACAATAAAGTGTATGCCAAAAGTAGCAAGGACGTCCCATCTTCAGCACGGAATGTCTTGCGTACTCATCACCCGGCTTGTGTGATGGTATGGTGGGGAGTTTCGTATGAAGGTGTCACTCCGCTGCATTTCTGCCAACAAGGTGTCAAGGTGAAAGCCAAGAATTATCAAAGTGATATTTTAGAAGCTGTTGTGAAACCCCTGTCTCATACTTTATTTCACCACAAGGATTGGGTTTTCCAGCAAGACTCAGCGCCATCTCATAAGGCAAAAACCACCCAAGCTTGGTTGAAGGAGAATGTGCCGGCCTTCATTGCGGCTAACGAATGGCCCTCCTCCAGCCCCGACCTCAACCCGctggattattttttatggacTGAATTAGAGCTCAGGGCCTGCCGAAAGTCCCACCGAAACTTGGAGTCACTGAAGCGAGCTCTTGTCCGAGAGGCAAAGCGAATTCCATTGGAAAAGATTCGTGCCGCTATAGATGAGTGGCCAAATCGTCTGAGGgcctgtataaaaaataagggtGGACATTTTGAGTGATAATGaaagtttattgtttgttattactcacttaatatgtattataaattttagaattataagttaaatattacaaaagatATGCAACTTTTATTTCGTCTCAAAACTTATGAACACACGAGGTATAGCAGGGGGTATTACGGGATcgaaacccaaatatgtgattaaaaaaaaatttgtctgtctgtctgtatgttcaggcatcacgtgaaaactaacagttcgatttcgatgaaacttggtataattataccttatcctgggcataaaataggatactttttatcccggaaaaatacgtacaaaaaaaaaatcttaatttttccacGCGGActgagtcgcgggcggaagctattAGTTCATAATACGAGCTTTTTTATACATGTAACGTtaatattaatcaattatagCTTACTTCGAGTATATGGTGTAAAAATAACGAGTCCGTACCTGGAAGAGATCCTGTTGAGCGCTAGTCCACTTCGCGCAGAACCAATGATTGTCATGTTCGTCAGTGGAGCTGCCGTTGAGGAGTTCGTAATCAGTGTCGAAGGTGGAGTTAAGACGGGAGAGGTTGTAGGCGAGGGTCGCGTTGAGCCAGGGCGCGGCGGACACCGGCGCGGGCGCGACGGGCGCCATGCTGCGCTCGCGCCCCGACGCCCGCGCGCCCCCGCCGCCACCCGCGCGCGATTCGCGCTCCTTACTCGAACGCCTCTCCGACACGAGACGATTCAGTTGGGATCTCGCTCTCAATATTACTAACTCCATCACCACACCCTACGACACCTCTTCGCGTGAGAGCTCCTTATCTGTAATTTACCCGCACTTGAAGTTATGGCAATTAGTTATTGTCCGATTAAAGTAATGTTTCACTGTCTCCCGCGTTAATCCATTTTAATTAGCTATGttcagaaaattttaattagtaaGGTTATTTATTGCGGTCTGTATATTTTAACGAAAACTATAACATTTCCGTAAATAATTtccaacattattattaatgaattctTAGTTAGGAGAAGAAACATTTTAAGGCATAGAGCATAGGCTCTATGTTATGTtcgatattaattttattgatactcaaacgatagttttaatgaaataGTGAACTTCCTCGATAATAGAACATggattgaaatttgaaaatttttaaagtgagtaAGGAATGAATCATTCATGGTATGGCTGCCAAAATTACTagaaactaaaataaactacTTCATAATAAGTTAACGTGGTATCGAAATAATCGTTGTAAAGCTTAGaaaaatagaattatatttatgtaaatgaaTAACTTGATATTTAGATTGAgcaaaatgttgaaaatattatgttaattaaatataaattttcttagagagacttaatataaaatgtgctTTTAGTAGAGCTTTTCATATTTATGAAACCGCACGAAAAACATTTTCTCCTTTCCTTTTAACAAATTTGCTTACACAACAAAATTGATTAGGTACGAATGATTAAGTCGATATAACTATCGATGGTATTcacattaacattttaaagcaATTTCTTTCCCTACGAAACGCTAAAAATAACTCTATCTCCTTTctaaaagcaaaataaatagaGAAGGTAGTATCTTATGATACGGCTTGAGGAAATGTCATTATACTAACTAATAAGCGATTCGGGTATAAAAGAAAAGCCGGATCCTTGATAAAAATGGACAACAAAGCTTTTGTGCTATTCTCAAACTATCGGTTCACGAAAAAGGTTTGTTCCGCACTCCTGGGTGTACTTATCGCGACATCACCACATTTGCATTAAATTGCATTACTTACACGCTCAGCTACCACACGAACGAATGTTTTGTAGGGCACTTATTTTTGTGACTCCGTAAAAGTAAGTTGCccgtaaatataaataaaagtgctTTATATTCGGTTgatgaataaatgaaaacgATGAATTGCATTAAACATAACATACCCTACATATAGGTTATAGACCTCACTTCTTAGATAGGCACCTCTATCACCCTCTATTTTCTAGTTTTGGattactatttttaatgaCTTTCAAGTAACTATTAACTATGTATCATACGGTTGATGACTTTGACAGAGAAGAATTTTATGAGAAAGCACGTGTGTAAAGTGTTCTAAAAAGGGGCTATTTTCCATAAAATGAATCAAAGATAGCAATATCTACATCTAAAGTTAAGTTTTCCCAAGTTTATAGAGTAATTTATTTgagaataaaatgttttatcttcataatatttttagctaTCTTTATAAAGATATCCACTGCCTAACTCCGAAGAAAATGTAAGCTTTGTTGGACACATGCCAATCATCCGAACAAcaaattttatgtacataaGAAGATTTGAAAGTAACAGTTATATTTAACTAAGAAAAACTTTTGTCTTTATAAGTTAAAAAGGTAGTTTCTTTAATCTTGCAGCAAGTATCGTTTTAATATAGCCGAGCGTCTTACAGTGCACGCTTGTTTACTTGAGCATAAGACTCTTAAGGGCCGTTTAGTAAAGGTCACCCTCAAATTTACCGTCGCTTAAAATTTTCTTCGTgtttacgttattttttacACGTAAATGAGTCTTAGCTTTACATTATCATGAATCTGCAATCGATACTATAAATTTAACTTTcgatacgaaataaaaaaatagcataattTAGGCCCAGTTTCACCAAGCTCTGTTAGTTAGTTTAACACGTTGTTAACTCTTTTAACGGGACATCAATGTAAGAGAGTGTCCCACCATGACCTAATCGAGGTTTAGTTTCCTTAACACGgcatcatatttaattactggcATAGAggctctttaaatttttaacaagcgATTAGAAAAAATGATTTGATGTTTTCTTGCTGTCAAGATGGACTCtgtatactattttatttttgaaaatgaagatgTGTTGGatgatttgtataatttggATTATATAGTGCGAACGCGACGGCCCAGAATTTATAAAGAGGTCGTCATTGTTTCGTAGAATATGATGATGTTGATTTTAGTACAAGATTTCGTTTATCAAAACAATCGGTTTTGGAAGTATTGCAATTAATTGAAGATAAACTCGAATAACCGTCGGATCTGTGAGTAAAACTATCTCGTgaggtaatatttatatttatgtgcataTAAAAGGTTCCTTCCTACAtactgtattattttcaattaaaccaTAATAATCCTGTGTGTCATGTCAAATCTAGTATTGAATACCAATATAGGTACTTCAAATGTAAACTTCACCACTACTCAGGTAAGGCTCAGGCCTCCTCATGATTAtgaaatgtacctacttatcttaattttaaattctgtttTAGGAATCAATCAGTTTCACCTACAGACCAACAGCTTATTGTAGTGCAGTGCAGTGATGGCTCAGTGGTGAAAAACATTGTAAGGAAACCGACATATCATAAGATAGCGTGGTGGATAATGACCTGATCCCTTACCGTGTTTAAGTTTAAGTTAGCACAACCAATCCCATGTCCCAGCAGTgagaacgtatatgggctgacgatgatgatgatcctaatttaatttaaatgtgacattgttatagaaatatgtaatttttcatgttagttacctaaataaataaaacttgtgtttttataaaacactagcggtccgccccggcttcgcccgtggtacatattaacgttttctctacataagaaccatcctcgtacttcaaggaatataataaaaaaagaattatcgaaatcggttcagccgttctcgagttatggaattacaacgaaaagtggcattgatttttatatattagatttttattgtACCCTTAGATTGTACCTATCAACATCATTCAATAAATTGGTTATAACAACTAGATACTAGGTTATTACGAACAAgaatttactattaatttactgctttcttttatctttgtctttatttttcttgttaattGCTCTTCTAGTATGAGATATCTCTCCACTTTCCTTCGGACtctgaattttttttcgtaatttcaACCAGATCCAGTTTACCTTCTACCAAGTGAAATTGAACCGCgatttttcttcaaaattattgtatttatttaactcaaaataaaattaaaataacacaagaaAAATCACAACAAAACAATCTCCAAATAACATCAAACATTTATAACCATGGTAACGACCAAATCGTTTGACATATAAACCAGTAAACGTAAAAGTTACTAcatgattattaaattttatactgtaTCAGAACATCTCGATTTAGTCGAATTACCAAACATGACAGTTATTATACAACTAGAACAAATAGCCCTAATGTGCGAAACTATGGCATTGTCAACTATGACATTTTGTTTCGGGCGGTTTAAAATACGAATGAATGATTCGTGAGTCGCTCAGTTAAAGGTCGATTTGATAAACGGCTGTTAGATTTCCTTCTTGGGACCTGAAGAGTTGACAACGATGttaaaatacatgtttattttgaagctcgattaataaatctctgatttagaaaatattggtGAAATCGGGTCTTAACTGTCTATTTTTCAAAACAGGAATCACATTCACGTCactattgaaatttaaacaacATTAAAACTTTACAAACTGAACCTTCTGCTCTATTTGTTAGTTTTTTCTCcaccataaaaatataatttgtatcactATGATGGCAACAATAGTTATggtgttattaaatattattcaaatcaaATAACGTAGAACATTACTCGTAGCTCGTAGCCGTAGCTGTAGCTTTCGTAGCCTTGGATGGATAATAATTTGCAAAGGAAACCGAGAACTAAATGATACTATATTCTTAGAAAGTGTATTAATACAAAATGCTATATTCATTACATTCcacacaataaattaaatatgcatTTTATGCATGTGTGGCATAAGTTGGTTGGCACGACCATCAGGCGTGGCGACGGCCTGTCGCAGCCGCGCCTCATATATTGGAACCAGACTGTATTATACACATCATATTCATACATAACAATGTAGTTTATTACCACATGTACTTGTATACATATCTAATAGAAGCGGAAACTAGCGGCTACGCTATATAAGGCGGAAAACTTTCGAGATAGACGTATTAGGTAATACGTCGTTGGGATATTGGATTGAAACTGTCTGCATACATCTATAGAGTAAAGAGTTAGCTCATTCTTACATGAAATGAGTATTCGTTTTTGGAAGTATTCACTTTTCTATATgagataaattatttctttgagTTGACATCAATGATTCAATGTATATATACCATATGGTTTGTCTACATCaatagtttatattaattagttgtatattttatagaataatcTCAATCCATTGAGGAAAAtagaaaattcataaaattttaagaaacGTTCTAATTATACtcgaaattatatttacttacaGATTGTTTCGTTCTTGCAGTAGGTATTgatgcaaaaaatatttctgattttaaatagcttatacataataatagatattatatatgtcTATcagatcataatatattattgtgacgATCGAAGACTTGTGATTGATGACGACAGCTGGGAACTTACAGACTCGAAGATAACGCTTCATTGCCAATATTGCGTGACGAATCATAAAGTAAAAACCGAGCTCCCCTAAACATGCATCATACGCAAATACAGTTCCAGTTTCCCTTCCAGTTTTATAAAAGCATAGCGTGATCAAATTGTATTACCTTCTATTATTGACTGAGTTTATATTTTGGTTTCGTTTTCACTGAACGTAGTTACTAGTTGATAATAAACATTGCAGTTTTTGACTATCTGtgagttattttaaattgcacGTGTTCGAAATTGTTTCtctattatttgcataaaGCGCTGTTAAATATTGAATGGTTAATTAATATGTGCTAATTAGCTGCCCAATTATGTTGTCCATTACCAAATACTATATCGACACGCACATATATTAAtcattaagtatttattgcTTGTCAAGCTATTGTTATCGTTATTATACATAAACCTAAACTTGTACCTctgttattgtatttattatgagAATAGTGCGAAAGCTAATTTAGGTAAAGCGCTAAATATACCACGATCTTGACGCTGAAGTCCTTTTGAGATGAATCATGAAACTCTTGCACTTTTACTTTAATGAAAAGACGACTGAAGCCAAAAGgctaattgaaataaaacattcgCACGTGCTAACTTACTAGATCCATGAAGAAATTTGTTATAAAGAGGGAATAAATTTATACAGTGAATGTAAACTGGGAGTTGTGTGTTATTGCTAATCGAAATAGTCCTCTATATTCGACATTAAGGCACGTCACAAACACTACCCTGTCAAAGCTTCTTCTCACTGGTTTTCAAGTGAGTTTATGTCCGTAAGTAAAGCATTTTTTATCGACCCCGAGATGGCAGCGTCTTAACCAACGAAGTAAGATGCGGGGCCGCTCACCTGAGCAGCCGAGGACGCGTCCCGTCTCTCCGCCCACTTGTAGCGGTGGTAAACCTCGCAAAGTGTCGTTCACGGAACGTCCGCATATCTTGCACTTTCATGCCGTACCATCATAAAGCACCAAAACAAGCGTGAGCGCGGCACGCGAGTCTCATAGTAGATCTCGGGCGCAAGAGGCGGGTTGCGCTTGGCGCTAAGCAATCAAGCGTTGCGCCACGCCGCTCGACTGACTGCTGCTTCCGCACGGCGCGTTCGACGGGCGCGGCGCTGCTCCACGCAAGCGCGGCTCCCGCCCGCCCCGCTCCGCCCGCGCTCTTACTCACATCTCTCTACTTtgatattatcaataaaattattgtacgACATGAACTCGTCCGATAGCCGCACCATGTCAAACACATTGTATCGTAAACATTAAAACGTGTGATTTGTCACCAGCAATAAATCCTGGCACAAAAGCGCAATATAATTTCCGTTGACACTGTGACCGAAGTTCTTATTTCTAATGATAAGAagcattattatattcaaaacttatttatatgtcGAAGTgctaaaacaaattaatattttcaagaaaaATATTGCCAAAATATTTTAGACTGCCGGCGCCCATCCAATTTTTCTGTTATCGTCGCGTACACAAATCACGGCATTCGACGACTACGACGACTTTTCtcgaaattaaatgtttattaacaaaaagGCTCTTGCTACATATTTTacgcttataataattttgattctgtgaaaaatatttcttattgtagagttatattcttattttaaatgctaataatatgtttatcaatcgaaatacatatatgaattaaatacgtagattgattttttgtttgtgttcTAGGAGATAAGAAAGCTTTTAAAATGACTGAAAGTGCATAACAATTTTAGACTTTGATACTGGAGACCTAAGCTGGAGACAGATTTACTTTTACCTTTTGATTCAAGATGCCAGTTTTTTTTCGGAGCGCATTATTACCTATAAGCCAAAGcatttatttgcaattattGAAATACGTTTGATACAGGCGCGggtacataattaaattataatacgtgAGTTAATATACGTATACGTaacttgaactcggcttgacacgctgccgcgtgtctagattcATACACTTCAACAGCAATACCAGAAAGCTCTACACACGGCAGTTCTTCAAacctaaatagtaaatttacaTTCTTAGTAATTAAGTTACTCAGTTCCAAAAcgttaattatttcttaaggCTTAAAACATTTGGCTTCAGCGATTCAATATACTAACTGCGTAACGATTAACAGCTGGCAATGGTCCAGCCCGCGAACCTTGCAATGACGCAGCGTTTCCGACTCCGACCATGCATTGTACTGCCCTCACAATATAAACatttctacatattatatttcatcaaATAGATTCCTACGTAGGGGCTAAGtaatatcacagataataatataatataatactatattgtaatatcaTATGAGATTACTTAGAAATAGAAAGCTAAATATAGGTAGCGAGTGCACAATTAATGACATACCTAGGTACTCTGATCTATCTTCTAAGTCCCGTTGAACTTTCTTATAGATATACTTACCAGTTACCACTAATCTAAAACGGAAGAACGGGTTTTAATTGTTAGGTTTGTTGCATTTGTTCAGaataactgaaaaaaaaaattaaacttacaaaagaagtctaatttaGTGTAGTCGAGCACCTAGTTAGttgttgataaataaaaagatgaaGGGCAAAACATGcatctatatctatatatttctTCTCTTATTATTTTACCTATACTATAttgctttataatttatactagtggtccgccccggcttcgcccgtggtacctacatgtttacttttttttcataaaaactatcctatctctcaagttggatcgaactgcacatggtgtgcgaattttattataatcggttaagtggtttaggagtccattgaagacaaacattgtgacacgagatttatatataatttactagtggtccgccccggcttcgcccgtggtacctacatgtttaaactatcctatctctcaagttggatcgaactgcacatggtgtgcgaattttattataatcggttaagtggtttaggagtccattgaggacaaacattgtgacacgagatttatatataatggATTATATATTATCCAACATAATATGTGTACCTACTACGAGTTAAATGAGTAAGATATTCAAATTGCAATTAAtccacatattttattgttaaatataccgtattatgtaaattgtatttcaCTTTTGCAACTgttgaattattattgaattcaaaAGCGATGCAATCGTAATTGAAATGTAGAGAAGCCGTCATAACGTAGCTCATTGAGTTCTCAGAAATAATCACGgtaaatgaaatgtttttacTGGGATTGAAGTTATCTTTAACGTTCATAAATTGTGCTTTttcgtttaattaattagctagtattatttatgacacaatatattttaatttattttacttatgttCGCATCAAGTAAATGTTATCAttggataatattaaaacgtgTCATGTGGAAAACGAATAGAAAGCACCTACCTATGCTTTTTGGAGAGTATTAACCTACACTTAcctatgttattatattgtagttaactagctgttgcccgcgacttcgtccgcgattacgtcgttttaggtcattcgtcgtttaaaaaaaaatacgtgacactttatttttgaatgttcttaattgtctcttataaaatttaactacattaaaattgaaaactctgataagaaaatcttaaaatcggagaaaatcgaaaatctgaggaaaacatgaatgaatgtgatttaaattctacattatttgtaattattgtatttcaaaatataataatctaaattaaatgtagattaacagtttgagcgcaccgatatagaatatgtagctaagtattaaattacgttagtttacatagtaacaaaacaaaaacacgatgactttctttcgcgctcggctcggtaccacaaactaagcatgttaatggtacgtggcccgcgtcacttgaccccccgcgagttcccctccgttgctatgcgaaaatacattcgtcgccctgctgtaggaaaaattgtaatactgtggcctaggcgttataacacgcccagggagttcctgagtaCCGATAGACGTCCGTCTATCTatgcaccctatcatttgtcaaacggtcttcatattgagtaaaagTTTCAGATTCAGAGTGTTATAGACAAATATAATCAGAAAGCTTCGAACTCCTAAGCTATCGGAAGTTACCGTGTTATTGTGAGTCAACCATAAAAGATAGACATTTATGATGTCgggagatattttttatataataaggaGAACATTTCTTTCATACATGATTTCTGTGTAGCTTTATTCTGTGTACCATAAAGGTTGCACACGCGACGAAAGCTTAAAAATGGAGTTACTGCTCTGCTCAGgagtatgaaaaataattgtaccaAGTTTCGTTTAAATCCGTCGAGTAGTTTTTGTTTCTGTAACGGTTAtacggacagacagacggacaaaaattttactgtTTGCTTCTTTAGCATCAGTGTCGATCCCTAATCACCCCGTGATAGTTATTtaggaaatatatttcatgtacagatttaatataagtatacataatatatttagattcCAATTTCCATGTAACGTTAAATTCGactatacaataattactaacaGACAACGCAGGTTACTCTCGTTTCCGTAAGTTGAGGCGGCTACATAATATTCGGTCCTCATAACATCACTTTTAGTGAACGAAACGACAGCGCGGTTTAATTCGATGCCAACACCATaagaaaaaaggaaatatttttaattgtgaaaaaatattatgatttacactattaacactattttaatctatattatattacatataataaatctgttgaAGGGttaattctgtacattgaaaatattgaaaaaataaatagcagggggtgttactggatcgataccaaacccaaatattatgtgattaaaaaaatttttgtctgtctgtctgtctgtatgtgaaggcatcacgtgaaaactaacggttcgatttcgatgaaacttggtataattataccttattatcctgggcataaaataggatactttttatcacggaaaaatacgtagaaaaaaaactaaatcttaatttttccgcgcggatggagtcgcgggcggaagctagtataaaatatatggctgtgagtgtgtaaaaataaatccagctagTTTCACATcacatttatgtttataattagctatacgacatgaaaatatacatattaattaccaaGCAATAATCATACAGGTAAATACTGAAGAAAAGTATTAAcagtcaaagtttattttagtaataacaTTTAACAACATGTCAAtgatgaagaaataataattatcaacgaactaaccttttctataatacgtAACACagcacattttttaaattatcttgctcaactctgctcaaaaatttgagggttttgttggaactttaatgtgtcaaaactatgatatacttatatctaaactacgatacaacttgcatgcggaaatgcttATTACAATCAgtaaatttaaagaataactaacaacatagtattcaattttattgagctgttgaatatcttttgcctggaagagatcaccgCCGCCAAGCCGCcgcctaataaatatactgtgttttcttataaaatcataacatacttaatttcttttatcttctaaattttaataaatttataactatgttctttttatctaaaaatgaGCTTGAGCTTAGGTA
Protein-coding sequences here:
- the LOC123692865 gene encoding blood vessel epicardial substance-like; amino-acid sequence: MELVILRARSQLNRLVSERRSSKERESRAGGGGGARASGRERSMAPVAPAPVSAAPWLNATLAYNLSRLNSTFDTDYELLNGSSTDEHDNHWFCAKWTSAQQDLFQAANLCFAIAFLAPKSFKQSILVLRALAAAGAVLMGMWAGAEVCAPDVLAWSLALVLVNSIHTVFLIIRFLPPALSLELTDLYLKLFKPLKISKKHFQELTREARIVRLEPGEAYAVEEVTPADERLSILLKGKMKVSCDETHLHYIQPYQFVDSPEWEANREQSDDVFQVTVIAEEVCTCVCWPRMRLERVLRHRPSLKVVLDCLIGKDITHKLYSVSEGLGLGTSGENEGPPAHLTRSASVDAVHEGARGRLRSLAWRTHTPATRGNSYWQPVVARQFLRQSPFGRSVIPPPRLLAQASSASLQPPVRKRSPPRRTASFRRSREVKFAEVPTAPEPAV